The following are encoded together in the uncultured Cohaesibacter sp. genome:
- a CDS encoding alcohol dehydrogenase catalytic domain-containing protein, with protein sequence MTGKMMRAVQCHGFGGQHRLTTKQPVPEPGPGEILVKVDASGICAADRAMYDATAPWEFPFPFIPGHEFTGTVVELGEGAGERHAVKVGDRAVAELNITYGNDYFRQRGLYHLSDKMDVLGATLNGAWADYMIYPADCVVHKVPDGLSNDAACFTEPLANAIHGVERANIQFQDVVVVSGAGPIGMGMLQAARLKTPRKLILVNPGEAKRELAKTLGADLAFHPDDPKLDQAIGDLTGGRGADVYLEASGQTSAFTRGLELIRKRGTLVVFGVYKDKVNVDLNIFGEFKELNILGGHLAPFTYATALDLMARGLIDGDACITHRYPLEEFETALSRKPNPGEVQIKVILDPHL encoded by the coding sequence ATGACAGGGAAGATGATGCGTGCTGTGCAGTGTCACGGATTTGGTGGACAGCATCGCCTGACTACAAAGCAACCGGTACCCGAACCCGGCCCGGGCGAGATTTTGGTGAAAGTCGATGCGTCAGGCATATGTGCTGCGGATCGCGCCATGTATGACGCCACAGCCCCTTGGGAGTTCCCATTCCCGTTCATACCGGGCCACGAATTCACCGGTACAGTGGTCGAACTTGGAGAGGGGGCCGGAGAGCGCCACGCCGTCAAAGTCGGCGATCGTGCCGTCGCAGAGCTCAACATCACCTATGGGAATGATTATTTCCGTCAACGCGGGCTCTATCATCTGAGCGACAAGATGGATGTGCTTGGCGCGACGCTCAATGGCGCCTGGGCGGATTACATGATCTATCCAGCCGATTGCGTGGTCCACAAGGTGCCCGATGGTCTGTCCAATGACGCAGCTTGCTTTACCGAGCCACTGGCCAATGCAATCCACGGCGTGGAGCGGGCCAACATCCAGTTTCAGGATGTGGTGGTCGTATCCGGTGCAGGGCCGATCGGCATGGGAATGCTGCAAGCAGCCCGCCTGAAAACCCCTCGAAAGCTCATTCTGGTCAATCCCGGGGAAGCCAAACGCGAACTGGCGAAAACACTCGGAGCCGATCTTGCTTTCCATCCCGATGATCCGAAGCTGGATCAGGCGATTGGGGATCTGACAGGGGGACGCGGGGCCGATGTTTATCTGGAAGCATCAGGGCAGACATCCGCCTTCACCAGAGGGCTGGAACTGATCCGCAAGCGCGGCACGCTTGTTGTCTTTGGGGTCTATAAGGACAAGGTAAATGTTGATCTCAACATATTCGGCGAGTTCAAGGAGCTGAATATTCTTGGCGGTCATCTCGCCCCCTTCACCTATGCCACGGCTCTGGATCTGATGGCGCGTGGCCTGATTGATGGTGACGCCTGCATCACCCATCGCTATCCGCTCGAGGAATTTGAAACCGCCCTTTCGCGTAAACCAAACCCAGGGGAAGTGCAAATCAAGGTGATCCTTGATCCGCATTTGTGA
- a CDS encoding thiamine pyrophosphate-dependent enzyme, with protein MRNEKTTEEVALGIRRRVFEHTMRNNGGYLSQACSAAEQLAWLYNEQLNLGAPTLPAIPKPFAGVPSADNPDYHTGAGYNGPASPEFDRLFIAPAHYALVAYATLIEVGRMDEEGLKMFNKDGSSVEMIGAEHSPGMEVHNGTLGVGFSTAAGLAYGRRLKGETGKTWVFMSDGEVEEGQTWEAVQAARFHRIDNLCAIMDVNEQQCDGAMSSVMEVGDIRQKLIDFGAACVEVDGHDLDAIRQASEEPHEGRPLIIMARTSPFKAMNILEERFPRLHYVRFKSEEERARFNVSIAADLGVEPVDYSH; from the coding sequence ATGCGCAATGAAAAAACGACAGAAGAGGTTGCTCTCGGTATTCGTCGTCGGGTGTTTGAGCACACGATGCGAAACAACGGGGGGTATCTGTCTCAGGCTTGTTCGGCAGCCGAGCAATTGGCTTGGTTGTATAACGAGCAGCTCAATCTGGGGGCACCAACGCTTCCAGCCATCCCGAAACCCTTTGCCGGCGTACCGTCTGCTGACAATCCCGATTATCACACGGGTGCGGGCTATAATGGACCGGCGTCACCGGAGTTTGATCGTCTCTTTATTGCGCCAGCCCATTACGCGCTGGTTGCCTATGCCACGCTGATTGAGGTGGGGCGTATGGATGAAGAAGGCCTCAAGATGTTCAACAAGGATGGCTCCTCCGTCGAGATGATCGGAGCGGAGCATTCTCCGGGCATGGAAGTGCATAACGGCACGCTAGGGGTTGGTTTCTCCACCGCTGCCGGTCTTGCCTATGGCCGTCGCCTGAAGGGCGAAACCGGCAAGACATGGGTCTTCATGTCCGATGGCGAAGTGGAAGAAGGCCAGACCTGGGAAGCGGTGCAGGCCGCGCGTTTTCATCGCATCGACAATCTGTGCGCCATCATGGATGTGAATGAACAGCAATGCGATGGAGCCATGTCATCGGTGATGGAAGTGGGCGATATCCGCCAAAAACTCATCGATTTCGGTGCAGCATGCGTTGAAGTGGATGGTCATGATCTCGACGCCATCCGTCAGGCTTCCGAGGAACCCCATGAAGGACGTCCCCTGATCATCATGGCCCGGACCTCTCCGTTCAAAGCCATGAATATTCTGGAAGAGCGGTTCCCACGTCTCCACTATGTGCGCTTCAAATCCGAAGAAGAGCGCGCCCGTTTCAACGTCTCGATTGCGGCAGACCTTGGTGTCGAGCCCGTCGATTACAGCCATTAA
- a CDS encoding transketolase C-terminal domain-containing protein: MVEMVSRPYARSFEKFAAGNPDILCLSADLTSSCEVDGFRDRHPDQFLSLGMAEQNMLSFAGGLGLAGFRPFIHTFGVFMYRRPYDQLMASIAYPRRKVRLMGFLPGVTTPGGMTHQSIEDISVMRSIPNMTILETGDATEVESICEAADSIDGPVWCRVLRGSVPRLFDTPIKVGEMRVLSEGDDILVVTAGITTEEAMRARSALKEAGLSIRHLHLHTIKPFDAKALLDHIGSVKHGVITLENHVTEGGIGSLVAETMADAGVGKRLIRLGLKDTYAHGGSRPYLMRYYGLDALALVKGMEDLMGQQFGITEDDLDTARVEDVHSLVKAEAL, encoded by the coding sequence ATGGTTGAAATGGTTAGTCGCCCCTATGCCCGCTCTTTCGAGAAATTCGCAGCCGGCAATCCCGATATTCTGTGTCTGTCCGCCGATCTGACCTCATCCTGCGAGGTTGACGGCTTCCGGGATCGGCATCCGGATCAGTTTTTGAGCCTTGGCATGGCCGAGCAGAATATGCTCAGCTTTGCCGGTGGATTGGGCCTTGCTGGGTTCCGTCCCTTCATTCACACCTTTGGCGTCTTCATGTATCGCCGTCCCTATGACCAGTTGATGGCCTCCATTGCTTACCCCCGCAGAAAAGTACGGCTGATGGGCTTCTTGCCCGGGGTTACCACCCCCGGTGGGATGACCCATCAGTCGATTGAGGATATCTCGGTCATGCGCTCGATCCCCAATATGACCATATTGGAAACAGGCGACGCAACAGAGGTTGAATCCATTTGCGAGGCCGCCGACAGCATCGATGGACCGGTCTGGTGCCGGGTGCTGCGTGGCTCTGTGCCGCGTTTGTTCGATACCCCCATCAAGGTGGGTGAAATGCGTGTTCTGTCCGAAGGCGATGATATTCTGGTTGTCACGGCAGGCATCACCACCGAAGAAGCCATGCGGGCGCGCTCTGCGCTCAAGGAGGCCGGGCTTTCCATCCGCCATCTGCATCTGCATACCATCAAGCCGTTCGATGCCAAGGCATTGCTCGACCATATCGGTTCGGTCAAGCATGGGGTGATCACGCTGGAGAACCATGTCACCGAAGGCGGCATTGGCTCACTGGTTGCCGAGACCATGGCGGATGCCGGTGTTGGCAAGCGCCTTATTCGTCTGGGCCTCAAGGACACCTATGCCCATGGCGGATCACGGCCCTATCTGATGCGCTATTATGGTCTTGATGCCCTGGCACTCGTCAAGGGTATGGAAGATCTGATGGGGCAACAGTTCGGCATCACCGAAGATGACCTTGATACAGCCCGCGTCGAAGACGTTCACTCCCTCGTCAAGGCGGAGGCACTCTAA
- a CDS encoding DmsC/YnfH family molybdoenzyme membrane anchor subunit gives MIVWKEWPLMVFTVLAQSAIGAFWWCLIALSLVDLTPDQKGSLLTGMLAIWIALGLSFGIASLHLGRPLRGMNAIFRFGRSPFSNEIVFGSASAAFGGLSWLLSQVSFLPAVLLPIALFITFLLSLAFMYNMVALYMLRTVPTWNTIFTPLHFSLSILIGGSIMAAILFMATGCSDVGVLKIGPLVMTICAIAVSAVTTVLQARALPNIKTALRSGDTVFLAYKALMSVRFILLCAACLLWLLFTAAGGGLFVTLICALLFLFAEILGRNVHYGLHMTEGLS, from the coding sequence ATGATTGTTTGGAAAGAATGGCCGTTGATGGTCTTCACCGTGTTGGCGCAGTCAGCAATAGGAGCCTTCTGGTGGTGTCTGATCGCCCTCTCCCTGGTTGATCTTACGCCAGACCAGAAAGGCTCCTTACTGACGGGAATGCTCGCGATATGGATCGCTCTTGGACTCTCCTTCGGAATTGCCAGTTTGCATCTTGGCAGGCCATTGCGCGGTATGAATGCCATTTTCCGCTTTGGACGGTCGCCATTTTCCAACGAAATCGTTTTTGGAAGTGCCTCGGCGGCCTTTGGAGGCTTGAGCTGGCTTTTGTCGCAGGTGTCCTTCCTGCCTGCGGTCCTTTTGCCGATTGCCCTTTTCATTACATTTCTGCTGAGTTTGGCCTTCATGTATAATATGGTCGCGCTTTACATGCTGCGCACCGTTCCAACATGGAATACGATTTTCACCCCCTTGCACTTTAGCCTATCAATTCTTATCGGCGGCAGCATCATGGCGGCTATTTTGTTTATGGCAACCGGATGCAGTGACGTCGGGGTTTTGAAAATCGGACCTTTGGTCATGACCATTTGCGCAATTGCCGTCTCCGCAGTGACCACAGTCTTGCAAGCAAGAGCCCTCCCCAACATCAAAACCGCCCTGCGCTCGGGGGATACTGTGTTTCTTGCATATAAGGCCCTTATGTCCGTCCGGTTTATCTTGCTGTGCGCCGCCTGCTTGCTTTGGCTGCTTTTCACTGCCGCTGGCGGGGGGCTTTTTGTCACCCTCATTTGTGCTTTGCTTTTCCTGTTTGCCGAAATACTCGGACGCAATGTGCATTATGGGCTGCATATGACTGAAGGCTTAAGTTAG
- a CDS encoding DMSO/selenate family reductase complex B subunit, giving the protein MKQEYGFYIDVSRCTGCKTCQLACKDYKDLPADINFRRVYEFTGGGWQKTDDGWTNDVFAYYLSISCNHCSDPICVSICPTGAMYKQEDNGLVSVNEDVCIGCQSCEMACPYGAPQYDERKGIMTKCNGCAERISLGLQPVCVESCPLRALDFGPIDELRAKYGGQASIAPLPAATLTDPNLTITPGRTARATDDHSGLLGNPKEV; this is encoded by the coding sequence ATGAAGCAGGAATATGGATTCTACATTGACGTATCCCGCTGCACTGGTTGCAAGACCTGTCAGCTTGCTTGCAAGGATTACAAAGATTTGCCCGCCGATATCAATTTCCGCCGTGTCTATGAATTCACAGGCGGCGGTTGGCAAAAAACGGACGATGGCTGGACCAACGACGTCTTCGCTTATTATCTGTCAATTTCCTGCAATCATTGCTCGGATCCGATTTGTGTTTCGATCTGCCCAACCGGGGCGATGTACAAGCAGGAAGATAACGGGCTGGTATCCGTCAATGAGGATGTCTGCATCGGGTGTCAGTCTTGTGAGATGGCCTGCCCTTATGGGGCCCCCCAATATGATGAACGCAAGGGGATCATGACCAAATGTAACGGATGCGCTGAGAGGATTTCGCTCGGGCTGCAACCCGTCTGTGTGGAATCCTGCCCCCTGCGCGCGCTTGATTTTGGTCCCATTGACGAGCTTCGAGCGAAATATGGAGGCCAAGCGTCCATCGCTCCTCTGCCAGCTGCAACGCTCACTGACCCCAATCTCACGATTACGCCCGGTCGAACGGCCCGCGCCACGGATGACCATTCTGGTTTGCTTGGCAATCCCAAGGAGGTATGA
- a CDS encoding DMSO/selenate family reductase complex A subunit has translation MMMANLTDFLKSKLDGMSASLPYSFPWHRTEKTVCSIVGTQEHEVMNACVVNCGSRCPLKCHVVDGKIRWITQEDNGSTGKDHFSQHQVRACLRGRSAKHRVYSEDRLQYPMKRVGRRGEGKFERISWDEAIKTIADRLRHTIDTYGNDAIYYQYGTGTVGYNFNGERCCYRFLSTIGGYLGYHNTYSKGQIECALAFTYGEDYVDHRSLSTEISNAKLCVFFGYNPAQTRMSGGGEVYQIAERMRADGVRTIFIDPIYTDSMLGKEDEWIAIRPGTDAALVNAIAYILITEELVDQAFLDTHCIGYDAKTLPKSAPQNASYKDYILGSGPDKVAKTPQWAAEITGIPSDRIARLAREIGQTDPVFFAQGWGPQRQVNGEQTARAICMLPILTGNIGLPGTNLGEEPGNYTYPVPLLPIPENKVKATIPCFLWTDAVTRGPEMTALADGIKGAEKLKNPIKFIWNYASNALINQHSDIKKTKEILEDESQCEFILVIDTHLTPSAKFADILLPDVTNFETRDIIENGYAVGEMGGPIYLSPVIDPMYECKSAWDVCTLLSKELGVEEAFTENKTLEEWLKEAHEHMRKSDPDLPDLETARAMGMIKRNAPEETKVGLADFRSDPKAHPLRTPSGKIEIYSEQLADIASTWELAEGDVITPLPEYTAAWESYEDHDTRKTFPLQLFGRHPKGRTHSTYHNVKVLRQAVTDNLWINPIDAKDRGIKDGDKVRIQSKRAHTFIEAKITPRIMPGVVALEQGIWHKTDENGNDIAGSVNSLTSQRPTALAKGNPQHTNLVEVTKA, from the coding sequence ATGATGATGGCCAACCTCACCGACTTCTTGAAGAGCAAGCTCGATGGAATGAGCGCGTCCCTGCCCTATTCCTTTCCATGGCACCGTACCGAAAAGACCGTTTGCTCTATTGTCGGAACACAAGAGCACGAGGTCATGAATGCCTGTGTGGTCAATTGCGGCAGCAGATGCCCGCTCAAATGCCATGTGGTTGATGGCAAGATCCGCTGGATCACGCAGGAAGACAATGGGTCCACGGGCAAGGATCACTTCTCCCAGCATCAGGTTCGCGCATGTCTGAGGGGCCGCTCAGCCAAACACCGGGTTTATTCCGAAGACCGGCTTCAATATCCCATGAAGCGCGTTGGCAGGCGCGGTGAGGGGAAATTCGAGCGCATCAGCTGGGACGAAGCGATCAAAACGATTGCTGATCGCCTCAGGCACACCATCGACACGTATGGCAATGATGCCATCTACTACCAGTATGGCACGGGCACCGTTGGCTATAATTTCAATGGCGAGAGATGCTGTTATCGGTTTCTGAGCACGATTGGCGGCTATCTTGGCTATCACAACACCTATAGCAAGGGTCAGATCGAGTGCGCCCTCGCATTCACCTATGGCGAGGATTATGTTGACCACCGCAGTCTGAGCACAGAAATCAGCAATGCCAAATTGTGCGTCTTTTTTGGCTACAATCCCGCTCAAACACGGATGAGTGGCGGCGGTGAGGTCTATCAGATCGCCGAGCGCATGCGTGCGGATGGCGTCCGTACCATTTTTATCGACCCCATCTATACCGATAGCATGTTGGGCAAAGAAGACGAGTGGATCGCGATACGCCCGGGCACCGACGCTGCGCTGGTCAACGCCATAGCCTATATTCTGATAACGGAAGAGCTCGTTGATCAGGCATTTCTGGACACGCACTGCATCGGCTATGACGCAAAAACGCTTCCCAAAAGCGCTCCCCAAAACGCATCTTACAAGGACTATATTCTGGGCAGCGGGCCGGACAAAGTGGCAAAGACACCCCAATGGGCAGCTGAGATCACCGGCATCCCTTCAGACAGGATTGCCCGTTTGGCGCGGGAGATTGGCCAAACTGATCCGGTCTTCTTTGCGCAGGGCTGGGGACCTCAGCGGCAGGTCAACGGCGAGCAAACCGCACGCGCCATCTGCATGTTACCCATTTTGACCGGCAACATCGGATTGCCGGGCACCAATCTTGGCGAAGAGCCCGGAAATTACACCTATCCGGTTCCTCTCCTGCCGATCCCGGAGAATAAGGTCAAGGCCACCATCCCTTGCTTTCTCTGGACAGATGCGGTCACACGAGGCCCCGAAATGACCGCTCTGGCGGACGGCATCAAAGGGGCCGAGAAGCTTAAAAACCCGATCAAGTTCATTTGGAACTATGCCAGTAACGCCCTCATCAATCAGCATTCTGACATCAAGAAGACCAAAGAGATCCTTGAAGATGAATCCCAGTGCGAATTCATTCTGGTCATCGACACCCATTTAACCCCCAGCGCCAAATTCGCCGACATATTGCTACCGGATGTCACAAACTTTGAGACCCGCGACATCATCGAAAATGGCTATGCAGTGGGGGAGATGGGAGGTCCGATCTATTTGTCGCCGGTCATCGACCCGATGTATGAGTGCAAGTCGGCTTGGGACGTTTGCACGCTTCTGTCAAAGGAACTCGGGGTCGAGGAAGCATTCACCGAAAACAAGACACTCGAAGAATGGCTCAAGGAAGCCCATGAACATATGCGCAAGAGTGATCCGGATCTTCCTGACCTCGAGACGGCGCGGGCAATGGGCATGATCAAGCGCAACGCCCCGGAAGAAACAAAGGTTGGCCTCGCAGACTTCCGATCTGACCCCAAGGCGCATCCTCTTCGCACACCAAGTGGGAAGATTGAGATCTACTCCGAACAATTGGCGGACATTGCCAGCACCTGGGAGCTTGCTGAAGGCGACGTCATCACCCCGCTGCCTGAATATACGGCCGCCTGGGAGAGCTATGAGGATCACGACACACGCAAGACCTTCCCCCTGCAATTGTTCGGACGTCACCCAAAAGGGCGAACCCATTCCACCTATCACAATGTCAAAGTGCTGCGTCAGGCCGTCACCGATAATCTCTGGATCAACCCGATCGATGCAAAGGATCGAGGGATCAAAGATGGCGACAAGGTTCGGATCCAGAGCAAACGGGCCCACACCTTCATCGAAGCCAAAATCACGCCGCGCATCATGCCCGGTGTTGTCGCTCTGGAGCAGGGCATCTGGCACAAAACCGACGAGAACGGGAATGACATTGCCGGATCTGTAAACAGCCTGACATCCCAACGGCCCACAGCATTGGCAAAAGGCAATCCGCAACACACCAATCTGGTTGAAGTGACAAAAGCTTGA